From a single Arachis hypogaea cultivar Tifrunner chromosome 3, arahy.Tifrunner.gnm2.J5K5, whole genome shotgun sequence genomic region:
- the LOC112790947 gene encoding gamma carbonic anhydrase-like 2, mitochondrial: protein MASLARFSRRALRSAHTIANRHVESPQLLHTAERAFATQAPNSITASPDRVKWDYRGQRKIIPLGQWLPKVAVDAYVAPNVVLAGQVTVWDAASVWPGAVLRGDLNKITVGFCSNIQERCVLHAAWSSPTGLPAETSIERYVTVGAYSLLRSCTIEPECIIGQRSILMEGSLVETQSILEAGSVLPPGRRIPSGELWAGNPARFVRSLTHEEIVEIPKLAIAINDLSRDHYSEFLPYSTVYLEVEKFKKSLGISV from the exons ATGGCGAGTCTAGCACGCTTCTCTAGAAGAGCCCTAAGGAGTGCTCACACAATAGCAAACCGCCACGTGGAATCGCCACAGCTGCTGCACACAGCTGAGCGCGCTTTTGCGACGCAAGCACCCAATTCGATAACTGCATCGCCGGATCGGGTGAAGTGGGACTACAGAGGGCAAAGGAAGATAATCCCGCTGGGTCAGTGGCTCCCGAAGGTCGCTGTCGATGCCTACGTGGCACCCAATGTCGTCCTCGCCGGACAAGTCACTGTCTGGGACGCTGCCTCCGTCTGGCCCGGCGCCGTCCTCCGCGGCGATCTCAACAAGATCACCGTTGGATTCTGTTCCAACATTCAGGAGCGCTGCGTCCTTCACGCTGCTTGGTCTTCTCCCACAG GCCTTCCAGCTGAGACTTCTATAGAGAGGTATGTGACGGTTGGGGCATACTCCCTTTTGAGGTCCTGCACTATTGAGCCAGAGTGCATCATTGGGCAGCGCTCCATcctcatggaaggttcactagtGGAAACACAGTCAATCCTTGAAGCTGGGTCAGTTCTTCCGCCAGGGAGGCGAATTCCATCAGGTGAACTTTGGGCAGGAAATCCTGCCAGGTTTGTTAGGTCTTTGACCCATGAAGAAATAGTAGAAATCCCCAAGCTCGCTATTGCAATAAACGATCTGAGCAGAGATCATTACTCAGAGTTCCTTCCCTATTCTACAGTATATTTGGAAGTTGAAAAGTTCAAGAAATCATTAGGTATTTCTGTTTGA